One part of the Salvelinus fontinalis isolate EN_2023a chromosome 4, ASM2944872v1, whole genome shotgun sequence genome encodes these proteins:
- the LOC129852797 gene encoding alpha-(1,3)-fucosyltransferase 7-like translates to MTTSMPLFLSAIMLLSISSYVLHQRLLLLAQIGIAHQHQPRNLTILLWHWPFGHPYSLEGDVCSDKYGIPGCLLSDNTSLFPQADVVVFHHHELRTGRSSLPLHLPRPVSQRWLWLSLEPPVHNGNLTQYNGLFNWTMSYRGDADISMPYGKIVPVPHNGNSNSSSFVIPKKRACLASWVVSNYRPDHARSQVYQSLRKYIPIEVYGHWSKRPLTDQSLIPIIGHCNFYLAFENSVALDYITEKLWRNAYQAGAVPVVLGTSRANYEALVPPGSFIHVSDFNSTEGLAVFLQQLATDRGRYEGYFKWRQTHRIKMYTDWRERLCNICANYQRLPGNKVYYDLEAWASR, encoded by the coding sequence ATGACTACCTCCATGCCCCTGTTCCTCTCAGCCATTATGCTCCTCAGCATCTCCTCTTATGTGCTCCACCAGAGGCTCCTACTGCTGGCTCAGATAGGGATCGCTCATCAACACCAACCCAGGAACCTCACCATCCTGCTGTGGCACTGGCCTTTCGGCCATCCCTACAGCCTGGAGGGAGATGTGTGCAGCGACAAGTACGGTATCCCAGGCTGCCTCCTCAGTGACAacacctccctgttcccccagGCAGACGTGGTGGTCTTCCACCACCATGAGCTGAGGACCGGCCGCTCTTCCCTGCCTCTCCACCTCCCCCGGCCAGTCTCCCAGCGCTGGCTCTGGCTGTCCCTTGAGCCCCCGGTGCACAATGGCAACCtgacccagtacaatggactgttcAACTGGACCATGAGCTACCGAGGCGACGCTGACATATCCATGCCCTATGGGAAGATAGTTCCGGTTCCACATAacggtaacagtaacagtagcagcttTGTGATCCCCAAGAAGAGGGCTTGTCTGGCCAGCTGGGTGGTCAGCAACTACAGGCCAGACCATGCCAGGAGTCAAGTCTACCAGAGCCTGAGGAAGTACATTCCCATAGAGGTGTATGGACACTGGTCAAAGAGGCCACTGACCGACCAAAGTCTGATACCCATCATTGGCCACTGTAACTTCTACCTGGCTTTTGAAAACTCAGTGGCATTGGACTACATAACTGAGAAGTTGTGGAGGAATGCCTACCAAGCAGGGGCAGTACCTGTGGTTCTGGGAACCTCTCGGGCTAACTATGAGGCCCTTGTGCCACCAGGCTCGTTCATCCATGTCAGTGACTTCAATAGCACAGAGGGGCTGGCTGTCTTCCTACAGCAGCTGGCCACAGACAGAGGACGCTATGAGGGTTACTTCAAGTGGCGTCAGACACATAGAATCAAGATGTACACCGActggagagagaggctctgtaaTATCTGTGCCAACTATCAAAGACTACCAGGTAACAAGGTGTACTACGATCTGGAGGCATGGGCCAGTAGATAA